Genomic window (Blattabacterium cuenoti):
AATATTTAATTTCAGCATTTTCTAAGGCTATAATTTCTACTACAGCAGCATGTAATTGATTTTCCTTTCTTTGTGGAGCAGTGCATCCTTCCAAATAACTAACATAGGAATCTTTATCTGCAATAATTAAGGTCCTTTCAAACTGACCTGTTTTATTTTCATTAATGCGGAAATATGTAGATAATTCCATAGGACAACGAACTCCTTTTGGGATATAACAGAAAGAACCATCTGAAAATACAGCTGAATTGAGAGCTGCATAAAAATTATCTTGTTTTGGAACAACTGACCCTAAATATTTTTTTACAATATTTGGATATTTTTTCAAAGCATCGTTCATAGAACAAAATATAATGCCTTGATCTTTTAATTTATTTTTAAATGTAGTGGCTAAAGAAACGGAATCTAGTACGATATCAGTTGCTACACCTGAAAGAGTTTTTTGTTCTTCTATAGGAATTCCTAATTTTTTAAACGTATCTATTAATTCCGGATCCACTTCTTCCAAATTATTTAAATTTATTTTTTTTTTGATAGCAGAATAATAACATATATTTTGAAAATCTGGAACCTTGTATTTTATATTTGCCCATTTTGGGGAATCCATTTTTTTCCATATATAAAAAGATTCCAATCTCCAATCCAACATCCATGTAGGTTCCTTTTTTTTTTCTGTTATTTTTCGAATAACGTCCTCATTTAAACCTACTGGAATTTTATATGATTCTATTGGAGTATAAAATCCATATTTGTATTCAGATTTAGACAAATTTTCTAGTATTTTATTATTTTTTTTCATTATGATGAAAAACTTTTTCCACAACCACAAGTATGTTTAGCATTAGGATTTTTAAAATAAAAACCTT
Coding sequences:
- the sufB gene encoding Fe-S cluster assembly protein SufB — protein: MKKNNKILENLSKSEYKYGFYTPIESYKIPVGLNEDVIRKITEKKKEPTWMLDWRLESFYIWKKMDSPKWANIKYKVPDFQNICYYSAIKKKINLNNLEEVDPELIDTFKKLGIPIEEQKTLSGVATDIVLDSVSLATTFKNKLKDQGIIFCSMNDALKKYPNIVKKYLGSVVPKQDNFYAALNSAVFSDGSFCYIPKGVRCPMELSTYFRINENKTGQFERTLIIADKDSYVSYLEGCTAPQRKENQLHAAVVEIIALENAEIKYSTVQNWFPGNKKGEGGVFNFVTKRGLCEKGAKISWIQVETGSSITWKYPSCILKGDFSMGQFYSLALTKDFQQADTGTKMIHIGKHTKSVIISKGISAGKAQNNYRGLVKISSQAIHSRNFSQCDSLLIGNKCGAHTFPYIHVYNSTSKVEHEATTSKIGEDQIFYCKQRGIDTEKAISLIVHGFSNEVLKKLPMEFAVEAQKLLEISLEGSVG